caaaactatagttgttggcgtgaatgtgaagagaagggaacacttctacaccacTGGTGGGACCGCCAATTAATATagccttttgggaaagaagtttgcagaattctcaaggaactaaaagttgacctattgtttgatcctgcaattcctctcctaggtatctacccagatgatcaaaataattttacaaggacatttgcaccataaTGTGTATTAaagccctattcacaattgccaagtggtggaagcagcccaaatgcccatcaattcatgaatggactaataaattgtggcatatgtataccagaGGATACTATAcaaccataaaaaaggatggagacttagcaatttttatgtttactggatggaactgaaacatattcttttttgtaaagtatctcaagaatggggaaaaaagtatccaatgtcctcaatactattgtgaaaccaatatatcattGCCTACACATGCATACAAatgatgaaacacaactatagtcgagaaagaaggaggggagaagagggagagggaagggacaagaaggggggggaggttttgggggggacctcacctattgtgcacaatgcaatggtacatttcaaaactactaaaagtatagtataaatgtcttaccacaacaaacaagtaagtgagatgatggctatgttaatcagtttgatttaagcactccacattgtatatcaaatcaacacattgtTCCCCATAATTCGTACacagttatcatttaataaaaaagattttttaaatagagaaaataaagaaaaataattaagagtaTGAATAAAAATGCCATGAACATAAGAAATACTAAACTGCTATGTTTTCTGCTCCGAGACAGAcgtaaattatatatacacatacacatatcaaCTTATATTCAACTAtaagatacaaataaattttataataatttctgtgaaaagaaaaaatttaaatatttagagtATATTAGGAAAAATGGCAGAGGAAATGTCTGTGAGAGGAATAAAACAGGTACAGCTATTCAAAGCtttaaaaacatcagaaaataatatttcagctATTATGCAGAAGGAACTGCTGCCTCCTATTATTCTAATATTCAGTCTAAGGTAAAAGTGATACAAATATCATTAAAGAAGTAAACTGATAAAGTTCTTAACTCTGTGAATGAGAAAAATTCTTGGAAGAAACAAGAACTAAAATGGCCCTAACAAAATTGCTCTACATGAGACACCAGGAGATGGGGTCATTTGACTAGTTTCTCAGCCATACCTCCCCACATCCCAATACTAAAGTTTACTTCATGCACAGAGAGAATTATTGAGAAAATCACAATGATATTTTCCTTACAAAATTCATTTCTGCTTTGTAAAGAATACACGAATCACCTGATCCCGGATCTGCTTGGTCTTGATCCCGTAAATGATGGGGTTTAGCATAGGCGGAACCAAAATATAGACATTGGCCAGCAGGACATGAATATAGGGTAAGATGTGATGTCCAAACCGCTGCGTGAGCACTGAGAAGATGCCAGGCCCATAAAAGAGGATAATGACACAGACATGGGAGCCACATGTATTGAGAGCTTTGTGGCGAGCATCTTGGGAAGGGATGCGGAAGACAGTGCGAAGAATCAgcacataagaaataaaaattagcaaaacaTCCAAGACAATGGTTGACAGAAGGACAAAAACCCCATACCAGATGTTTACTCGGATGTCATCACAGGAAACATGGGCCAAGACAATGTGCTTACAGGCAGTGTTTGGGAGAATGTTGTTTTTGCAGAAAGTCAATCTTCTCAGAAGAAATATTATGGGAAAAACTGTGCCATAACTTCTCAGAAATACAACCACACCAATTTTCCCAACAAGTGAAAGTCTAAGTATAGTGGTGTAACTCAGTGGGTAACAAATGGCAATGTAGCGGTCAAATGCCATCGCCATCAAAATCCCTGACTCACAGATAAAAATGGAAGAGAGGAAGAATACCTGAGTAATACAACGATCCAGGGAGATCTCCCCAGCATGGaaccaaaaaatggccaaagCTTGTGGTACTATGCATGTGGAGAGAACAATGTCTGACCCGGCCAGCATGCAGAGGAAGAGGTACATGGGCTCATGGAGGCTGCGCTTTGACAGGATGATGAAGATAAGCAGGCCGTTCCCAAGCAAGGCGGTAACATAGGAAATGAAGAAGGGGATGGAAATCCACATATGCTGGTCTTCTAGGCCAGGGATGCCCAGTAAACGGAAGACTGTATGACTAACACCAGTGTCGTTTAAGGTGGTCATGCCTGGGGAAACATTTAAGGTCCTCACCTCCTAtttacagaaatagaagaaaagtcAGATTACACTCAAAGATTTCCTATATTATAGTATATAAAGATGAATAAGTCTTAGCTCATTCTCCTAATGTTGTCTtaattaataacaaaaacaagGTAGACACTTGcatgatgaaagaaaataaaatggacagtctcaaaaaaaaaaagaaaagaaaatgattaagttAATATCTTAATTGTACAAATAAAACTCACACTGTAACACGAGGGGAGAAGTAATGCATTCAGTACTTACAAAGTATTTAAGAATGAGTCCACATATGAAGTTACCCCTGCAGATAGTATCATATATCAATAGGTGGAAGGAGTGGCaaagaataaaattcttcttATGGGAGGCAGAGAATAAAGCTAAGTTGGAGTTCTGGCATTAAGATCTGGTCCATAGGTGAACTTCCATGTACTAGAATGGCTGATTCTACATTCTAACACAAGGTCACTCTAGGAAACTTCTCAACTGCCTCATGAACATTTTCACAGCCATCATGGAAAAGTCATTACAAACTTCCTGTTCTGTGCTATTGACTCACCACAATTTAGAGCACTTCTCACTGCCTCCATTACCCATCTTCCCATAAGTTCCTCTTTTTCCTGCTTTCACAAAGAGTATAATATCAGAGTGTTGATCTCATGGATGAGAACACATCTGATTACCCCAGTTCACTGAGAACTTTCTGTGCTCTGAGCATTGTCTTTCTGTGTGTGCATTTCCAGAACCCAGCACACTGAAGCACTGTGTAAGTCCTCCAAATATGTAACAACACAACCCAGTGACAAATATTTCATGTGTGTAATGAAGAATCAGGGCAAGGAAGTTATTTACCCCTTTAAATGCTTTGAATGTTTACAGTAGTCAGTGTCCAGGGCCAACATGGAACCTCATCTGTAAGAACTCAGGGCCCTTCAGCACAAAGAGCTAAAGATGTCCTCAAAGCCAGGATCTTCCCAGTCTCTCCTCCATGACAGCACTTTCCATTCTGCTGGGGTAAGAATGGAGTAGTTCATAATTGTTTCTCTGGTCCAGTAGTGTGCTGGTAAACTGGTTTatcacaaaactaaataaatagatGCAAATACGACTAACTCTGATTTGTAATGTTTGAGAGTTTCTGAGATATATACATTCCCACCATGGTCCATTTCCGGCTACCAACATGATCCATAATGTCACTGAATATGAATCTGAAATATGCCAGTTGACTCTCATGAACCTGTATTGCTTGCTTCCACACACAACTGCTCTAGTCTTTTTCGTGGGGTCTATTtaaatccaaagaaaaaaaagtttaaatattttcagcCACTTCTTTAGGATCCATAACATCTAATAGGAAATAGATCTTCCCTCCCTGAAATTTTGTCTCACAGCAATAAAAACTCACTCACCTACAACACATGGAGTTCTCAAGGGCGAAAATGAGATTAGTCATACTAGGACTCTCACTGTGATGGGGACCAGGGAGCTGAGATTTTGTGCATTTGTCTGAAGCCGTCAGGGACAGCCAATACTCCAGAGAATCCAGATTtaaagagcattttaaaaattacggCTGTCCCCTGGCCATACCAAACCATCTCAGGATTAGATGCACACAtgtgctttttttaaattaatgaactgTGAGCATTTTTGCACAAATATTCCTGTTTCCACTTACagagaattagaaaatattaatattctggTGAGGCAAgatggatcatgcctgtaatcctagcactttggaaggccaggttgggaggatcccttgagctcaggagttcaagaccaacccaagcaagagcaagaccccatctctacaaaatctaagaaaattaactgggtattgtggtggacacctgtactcccagctgggaggctgagacaggaggatcccttgaacttaggaatctgaggttgctgtaagctaggctgataggctgataccacggcactctagcctgggcaatagagactggctcagaaaaaaaaggaaatattaatattaattccaCTTCCTATTCCATTTAAAGCAGCACAACTAATTggaaattaacattaaaattgttttaaaacactGATTATGACAAACGTATtcattccaagtttaagtttagacgaattaaaattaaatataaccaTAATTTAAAGTCATTTGAACTTTaggatttataaaaataaagttttaaatatttgcatGAAATACTTAcgcatcttttaaaaaatccacttGCACTACATATATGACTCAAGTTCAACTATAAAAGCATCCTGTACTCTCTTTTCCTTTGGCTACTaagtaatatgcatttaattttaagttattttgttcAGTATAGCTCCTTTTGCTGATAAAATTATCCCCTTTTatattatgtttatctttttatttttatttagttagtaCAAGCATTTTGTGCATACGTATTTGTAAAGAGGGAACAGCTTTATGTATAAGAATCATTTTTATGTCTGTGCATGATAATAAAACCCATATTCTAGTCAAAATGATATAAGGAGCTTATTCAGAATTTATTCCCACTTAAAGCAGAGAGGAGCTCTATAAAAATTCTCGTTTGTGCTGTTTTATGAGTTTTACTTTCATTGTATAAATATTCATCATTGATGGAGGCCATGATAATTAATTTTATCAACTAGTCAAATTGGTTAGGCCATAGTATCCATACATTTGGTCAAATGTCTGGATGTATTTTCTcagatgaaattaacatttaaattttgagTGAAGCAAATTTGCTTTAAGTAAAGCAAATTGTCCTTCACAATGTGAGtaggcctcatccaatcagttgaaaaCCTTAAGAGAAAACAGACTGAGGTTCTGAGGAAGAGGAGATTCTGCCTCCAGACTGTCTTTAGTCTAGAGCTGCAATATAATTCTTCCCTCATCCTCCAGCCTGCAAACCTACCCTGTAAATATGGACTGTGCCAGCAGGCACAAATGTATGAGCTTATtccttaaaatacatatatatttatatatcctactggttctgtttctctgaagaatccTAACTAATATAGAGCGCAAGAGCTTTTATTGGAAACATATGcataaattccttttggaaaaatatctgAGATTGGAATGCTTGGTTATAGAGAAGGTATatatctttgttgtttggcaggcctgggacaggTTCGAAttcaccagccccggtgtatgtggccggcaccccagctgctgagctataggcgccgagcctttagaatcattttttaatatgACTGTCCTAATTTGATTGTTTTGGCAACTTTGTTGAAAAATCAAATGTCTCTTTGGGTTtatatttctgggctctctattctattccattaatctatttttctatgttttatgaTGGCACCACACTGCTTTatagtaaatgtttatttcttgtaAATTCTTCAACTTTTTTCATCTCTTTCAGATTGCTCAAGGTCCTCTGCATTTTCCTATAATGTTTGAATGATCTACTaagttgttaaaaaaataagGGTCAGGATTACATCAATTGCATACATAAATTTGGGTAGAATTAGAAGCTTAAAAATTTTAAGCCTTCTAAAACATAAACATGGCATTTCCcatcttatttttaagtcttacttaatttttctaagtgatattttgtagttttatatATGAAGAtcttgcattatttttcttaaagttgttCTTAGATATTGTATATGAACATTGAttctagaagaaataatttttaattttattttctggttacTTGAtgctttatataaaaatacagtttatttatctattttaaactttttttgatgactttgctAAATTCACTTATTAGTACTAGTAGTTATGTAGATTACTtggaattttatacatttttatataatctaCAAGTAAGTAGCGTTATATTTCTTCATTAATAACATGAatgtactgtatttatttttcctctattaTTGTAATGCTTATAATCTCTAAACCAAAGTTGAATAAAACTAGTGAGAGTGGGTatctttgccttgttcctgattttaGGGGAAACTGCTTAATTTCACATTTATGGAAGGTACTTACCGGGTTGAGAAATTTCCCTTCCATGCTGAGAATTTTTATCCTGTATGGATCTTCAATATTGAAAAATGCCTTCTTCATATTGAACaacttaatataaaataaaggaatCTCTGCAGCTATATTCCCTTCATCACCCCATATATTTGC
This is a stretch of genomic DNA from Nycticebus coucang isolate mNycCou1 chromosome 14, mNycCou1.pri, whole genome shotgun sequence. It encodes these proteins:
- the LOC128566051 gene encoding olfactory receptor 52B4-like, with the protein product MTTLNDTGVSHTVFRLLGIPGLEDQHMWISIPFFISYVTALLGNGLLIFIILSKRSLHEPMYLFLCMLAGSDIVLSTCIVPQALAIFWFHAGEISLDRCITQVFFLSSIFICESGILMAMAFDRYIAICYPLSYTTILRLSLVGKIGVVVFLRSYGTVFPIIFLLRRLTFCKNNILPNTACKHIVLAHVSCDDIRVNIWYGVFVLLSTIVLDVLLIFISYVLILRTVFRIPSQDARHKALNTCGSHVCVIILFYGPGIFSVLTQRFGHHILPYIHVLLANVYILVPPMLNPIIYGIKTKQIRDQVIRVFFTKQK